From Panicum hallii strain FIL2 chromosome 2, PHallii_v3.1, whole genome shotgun sequence, a single genomic window includes:
- the LOC112883352 gene encoding uncharacterized protein LOC112883352, which translates to MAAGGRPWRVIPRPVLETVLHNHALRPRVPQPLILHGPRGVGKSTLLLDRLLPRWSETPHAAAFVDFLHPTLASPAAVPWSLLPADLAPPTLPDLRRRLESALEGLARAAVLRGAVGSKDVLAALSRFHGLSTVLSRLAGGPVARSSATSVPARRSSATSVPALWSRAVLAAVRRDDATFRIGEGEATNCSMEERAYMQEAMAALRVAKEVLGMQEGWRKEAIREMNRTCRFSRSLANSATDWPCLLLDVLSGVAEEEFFQPKLVLNNVDVLRKATCEDETMVPAAMYHDSFIWRVIALGANEQCLPVILSTSDGYYSSQAFVDFGFPNIFISRETFGWTPQEAKLHMVSEFFSEQEWKVVDEVLGPNPRQLSEIYMLKQKVNSPEVFHDRNIEEVIDTYLAHLQVSVVNPAMEAALQMLQKFASDVREGKIPENRLSFGAPWRHPPRDDNPDLSYKWAKIQLMDFVQSFVNTEFGVNYLADDSLEILDDPAAVAMMEVGLLYQQRDPSFMRPVTRGIQRCLARWLAQQRLQLTIQETIAFFWQRLIRGRSYRHLMKEVGYK; encoded by the exons atggccgccggcggccggccgtgGCGCGTGATCCCGCGGCCCGTCCTCGAGACCGTCCTCCACAACCACGCGCTCCGCCCGCGAGTGCCGCAGCCGCTGATCCTCCACGGGCCCCGCGGCGTCGGCAAGTCCACGCTCCTCCTCGACCGGCTCCTCCCCCGGTGGTCGGAGACACCCCACGCCGCCGCATTCGTCGACTTCCTCCACCCCACGCTCGCCTCTCCCGCCGCGGTGCCGTGGTCCCTCCTCCCCGCCGACCTGGCACCGCCTACGCTGcccgacctccgccgccgcctcgagtCGGCGCTCGAGGGCCTCGCCCGCGCTGCCGTCCTACGAGGTGCCGTGGGGTCCAAGGACGTGCTCGCCGCGCTCTCCCGCTTCCACGGCCTCAGCACCGTGCTCTCCCGCCTGGCCGGGGGCCCCGTCGCTCGCTCCTCAGCAACCTCTGTGCCGGCTCGCCGCTCTTCGGCCACATCCGTGCCGGCACTCTGGTCGAGGGCCGTGCTCGCCGCGGTGCGCAGGGACGACGCCACGTTCCGCATTGGTGAGGGTGAGGCGACCAACTGCTCTATGGAGGAGAGGGCGTACATGCAGGAGGCCATGGCGGCCCTGCGGGTGGCCAAGGAGGTTCTCGGGATGCAGGAGGGGTGGAGGAAGGAGGCAATTAGGGAGATGAATAGAACCTGTCGGTTCTCGCGCTCATTGGCCAATTCGGCCACCGACTGGCCGTGCCTATTGCTGGATGTTCTGTCCGGTGTGGCAGAGGAGGAATTCTTCCAG CCGAAGCTGGTGCTAAACAATGTGGATGTTCTGAGGAAGGCAACTTGCGAGGACGAGACGATGGTGCCAGCAGCGATGTACCATGATAGCTTTATTTGGAGGGTGATCGCGCTTGGTGCCAATGAACAGTGCTTGCCGGTCATTTTATCGACTTCAGATGG CTACTATTCTTCTCAAGCATTCGTTGATTTCGGTTTCCCTAATATATTTATTTCTCGTGAG ACATTTGGTTGGACACCACAAGAAGCTAAGCTGCATATGGTTTCCGAATTCTTCAGTGAACAGGAG TGGAAAGTTGTAGATGAGGTTCTTGGGCCAAACCCGCGACAATTATCTGAGATATATATGCTGAAGCAAAAAGTGAATAGCCCAGA GGTTTTTCATGACAGGAATATTGAGGAAGTTATTGATACATACCTGGCACACTTGCAA GTCTCTGTCGTGAATCCAGCAATGGAGGCAGCATTACAAATGTTGCAGAAGTTTGCCTCAGATGTCCGTGAGGGCAAAATACCAGAGAACAGATTGTCTTTTGGTGCACCTTGGAGACATCCACCTCGGGATGACAATCCTGACTTGTCCTATAAGTGGGCAAAGATTCAGCTAATGGATTTTGTCCAGTCCTTTGTAAACACCGAGTTTGGG GTGAACTACCTAGCAGACGACAGCTTGGAAATATTGGACGATCCTGCTGCTGTTGCCATGATGGAG GTTGGTTTACTTTATCAACAAAGAGATCCATCCTTTATGCGACCAGTCACTCGTGGGATTCAGCGTTGTCTTGCCAGATG GCTTGCTCAACAGAGGTTACAGTTGACCATTCAAGAAACAATAGCATTCTTTTGGCAACGCTTGATACGGGGACGAAGCTACCGTCACTTGATGAAAGAAGTTGGGTACAAGTAA